A stretch of Geotrypetes seraphini chromosome 2, aGeoSer1.1, whole genome shotgun sequence DNA encodes these proteins:
- the LOC117356035 gene encoding LOW QUALITY PROTEIN: pre-mRNA-processing factor 17-like (The sequence of the model RefSeq protein was modified relative to this genomic sequence to represent the inferred CDS: substituted 1 base at 1 genomic stop codon), with protein MNEELWVVQSGALVRERARLVPAMEALRLPRIVVDSTPEVALKEDVEPGTHLDPSLQELTYNPTFDALFAAELGPGNPFRSQQMAALRNTLAGYAEPAHINDFVFEQQRRTFASAPDPRKRCKRAKVRGTDASDVEGFLGPWAKYVDEEQVARPCEEMAAKRRKKGRGEEEKPAQEKTILHLKDGYDYQGRSYLHIPRDMGTPQPPEKCYLPKKQIHVWSGYTKAVSAVRLFPRSAHLLLSCSMDGKVKLWEVDRERRCLRTFLGHREAVRDVCFNNAGAQFLSAAYDRHLKLWDTETGQCITRFTNRKVPYCVQFNPDEDKQNLFVAGMSDKKIVQWDIRSGEIVQEXDRHLGAVNTITFVDENRRFVSTSDDQSLRVWEWDIPVDFKCIAEPSMHSMPAVTLSPNGKWLACQSMDNQILIFGAQNRFRLNKKKIFKGHMVAGYACQVDFSPDMSYVVSGDADGKLNIWDWKTTKLYSRLKAHDKVCIGAVWHPHETSKVITCGWDGLIKLWD; from the coding sequence ATGAATGAAGAACTCTGGGTAGTTCAGTCGGGAGCCCTCGTGAGGGAAAGAGCGAGGCTGGTCCCGGCCATGGAGGCGCTGCGTCTGCCGCGCATCGTCGTCGATTCCACCCCGGAGGTGGCGCTGAAGGAGGACGTGGAGCCGGGGACTCACCTGGACCCGTCGCTTCAGGAGCTGACCTACAATCCCACCTTCGACGCCCTGTTTGCAGCCGAGCTGGGCCCGGGGAATCCGTTCCGAAGCCAGCAGATGGCGGCGCTCAGGAACACGTTGGCCGGATACGCTGAGCCCGCTCACATCAACGACTTCGTGTTCGAGCAGCAGAGACGGACCTTCGCTTCGGCCCCGGATCCAAGGAAGAGATGCAAGAGGGCAAAAGTCAGAGGGACGGACGCGTCCGATGTCGAAGGCTTCCTGGGGCCCTGGGCAAAATATGTGGACGAGGAGCAGGTGGCCAGGCCTTGTGAGGAAATGGCCGCCAAGAGACGAAAGAAGGGCCGAGGGGAAGAGGAGAAGCCTGCCCAGGAAAAGACCATCTTGCACCTGAAAGATGGCTACGATTATCAAGGCCGATCTTACCTGCATATTCCTCGAGATATGGGGACCCCACAACCACCTGAGAAATGTTACCTTCCCAAGAAACAGATTCACGTCTGGTCCGGCTACACGAAGGCGGTTAGCGCTGTCCGCTTGTTCCCTCGTTCTGCCCATTTGCTGCTGTCCTGCTCCATGGATGGCAAGGTCAAGCTTTGGGAAGTGGATCGGGAGCGCAGGTGTTTGAGGACCTTTCTAGGACACAGGGAGGCTGTACGAGATGTCTGTTTCAACAACGCTGGCGCTCAGTTTCTTAGTGCGGCGTACGATCGCCACCTGAAACTCTGGGACACTGAAACAGGGCAGTGTATTACCAGGTTCACCAACCGAAAGGTGCCCTATTGCGTCCAATTCAACCCAGATGAAGACAAACAGAATCTCTTTGTGGCAGGAATGTCTGATAAGAAAATTGTACAATGGGACATTCGAAGTGGAGAAATAGTTCAGGAGTAAGATAGGCACCTGGGAGCCGTCAATACTATCACTTTTGTGGATGAGAACAGACGATTTGTCAGTACGTCCGATGACCAGAGTCTCAGGGTCTGGGAATGGGACATTCCTGTGGATTTCAAATGCATAGCGGAGCCAAGTATGCACTCGATGCCTGCTGTTACTTTATCTCCAAATGGGAAGTGGTTGGCCTGCCAGTCCATGGACAATCAAATTCTGATATTTGGGGCACAGAACAGATTCCGactaaacaaaaagaaaatctttAAGGGTCACATGGTGGCAGGGTATGCATGTCAAGTGGACTTCTCGCCAGACATGAGCTACGTGGTATCGGGTGATGCAGATGGAAAACTGAATATCTGGGACTGGAAAACGACCAAACTGTACAGCAGATTGAAAGCCCACGATAAGGTGTGCATTGGTGCAGTCTGGCACCCACATGAGACATCCAAGGTGATCACGTGTGGTTGGGATGGCCTTATCAAGCTGTGGGACTGA